From the genome of Streptomyces sp. NBC_01116, one region includes:
- a CDS encoding Pr6Pr family membrane protein: MTAPRTTLLPGPRAAEVLPDPAGPRRPWAATVRTTACGAAAAGPVIALTTGYAPPTLIHFTVLANVLVAGAFAWSAVRSWRGGPPLSPRLWGGVLLLAAVTGLMYHLVLVNFGGSPGSTLRTGPDTATGWSTTVSLLLHTVTPLAVAADWLLLTAPRRLRLAHIPLWLSAPAAYLGIVLVRGALLSPGAPARYPYPFLDVDAYGYAGALTQALALGLLFAALGALITAVDHLRPNVTGWFPHGRNRISPPAAGGLK; the protein is encoded by the coding sequence ATGACCGCGCCCCGGACCACCTTGCTCCCCGGCCCCCGGGCGGCAGAGGTGCTCCCGGACCCCGCCGGGCCCCGCCGCCCCTGGGCCGCGACCGTGCGCACGACCGCGTGCGGGGCGGCGGCCGCGGGCCCGGTCATCGCGCTGACCACCGGCTACGCGCCACCCACGCTCATCCACTTCACGGTCCTGGCGAACGTCCTGGTCGCGGGGGCTTTCGCGTGGTCGGCCGTACGTTCCTGGCGGGGCGGTCCACCGCTGTCGCCGCGGCTGTGGGGCGGGGTACTCCTGCTCGCCGCCGTGACCGGGCTGATGTACCACCTGGTGCTGGTGAACTTCGGCGGCTCCCCGGGGAGCACCCTCCGGACCGGCCCGGACACGGCGACCGGCTGGTCCACCACCGTGAGCCTCCTGCTCCACACGGTGACCCCCTTGGCCGTCGCCGCGGACTGGCTCCTGCTGACCGCACCCCGGCGCCTGCGCCTGGCCCACATCCCGCTCTGGCTGTCCGCCCCGGCGGCCTACCTGGGCATCGTCCTGGTCCGCGGCGCCCTGCTCTCCCCCGGCGCCCCGGCCCGCTACCCGTACCCGTTCCTCGACGTCGACGCGTACGGCTACGCCGGCGCCCTGACCCAGGCCCTCGCCCTCGGCCTCCTCTTCGCGGCGCTGGGCGCCCTGATCACCGCCGTGGACCACCTCCGGCCGAACGTGACGGGGTGGTTCCCGCACGGACGAAACCGGATTTCGCCTCCGGCCGCCGGTGGGCTAAAGTAA
- a CDS encoding DNA-binding protein — MDHLFTVAGQTATPISRTGLAAESLLERQHLQEWVIAHPQVLGESVLVVTAEYDRWADTDGVPARDRLDVLGLDATGRLVVVELKRGTADRDVHLQAITYAALVSRFDLGTLAQAHRDFLSRRKQDLDLDACKRRLLDHVDGEWSPELLQRPRQVIIAADFPKQVTHSVVWLSEMSLDIDLVQVGLWKVEGHLVAGFTKVYPTPEVEEFTLAPARVEGEAAVKKLQERSRSRNAVHVLVGAGLLPEGTRLRLTPRHGAPESIRNAIHAWVEEDIGRATATWTNSTAKPLVWDADGASYSPTGLANHIFTSVTRRTADGIQGTTWWEVDTAHVPDGVDAEEWSALAGVDLSGLARQLKGTRKDWTGLHTLLSTVPAGRWTTYGDVAAVIGSHAVPVGTHLATCGQCPHPWRVLNTAGRVSKGFQWPDRTRTETPADVLIDEGVRFDGDAADPEKRLPLDDLRRLFDDRDDLRSAVL, encoded by the coding sequence GTGGATCATCTCTTTACCGTCGCCGGCCAGACGGCCACACCGATATCGCGCACCGGGCTGGCCGCAGAGAGTCTTCTTGAGCGGCAGCACCTTCAGGAGTGGGTGATCGCCCATCCGCAGGTGCTCGGGGAGTCCGTGCTCGTGGTCACCGCGGAGTACGACCGGTGGGCCGATACGGACGGGGTGCCGGCGCGCGACCGGCTGGATGTTCTGGGGCTCGACGCGACCGGGCGCCTCGTCGTGGTCGAGCTGAAGCGCGGAACGGCCGACCGGGACGTGCACCTCCAGGCGATCACGTACGCCGCCCTGGTGTCCCGGTTCGACCTCGGGACCCTGGCCCAGGCACACCGCGACTTCCTGTCCCGCAGGAAGCAGGACCTCGACCTCGACGCGTGCAAGCGGCGCCTGCTCGATCACGTGGACGGGGAATGGAGCCCTGAGCTGCTCCAGCGCCCCCGCCAAGTGATCATCGCCGCCGACTTCCCCAAGCAGGTCACCCACTCCGTGGTCTGGCTGTCGGAGATGAGCCTCGACATCGACCTCGTCCAGGTGGGCCTGTGGAAGGTGGAGGGGCACCTCGTCGCCGGCTTCACCAAGGTCTACCCGACACCGGAGGTGGAGGAGTTCACGCTCGCCCCGGCCCGGGTCGAAGGCGAGGCGGCGGTCAAGAAGCTGCAGGAACGCTCACGCTCGCGCAACGCCGTGCACGTCCTCGTCGGCGCGGGCCTGCTGCCGGAGGGAACGAGGCTGCGGCTGACGCCGCGCCACGGTGCACCGGAATCCATCCGCAACGCCATCCACGCGTGGGTGGAGGAGGACATCGGCCGAGCGACCGCCACCTGGACCAACAGCACCGCCAAGCCGCTGGTCTGGGACGCCGATGGCGCGTCCTATTCACCGACCGGGCTCGCCAACCACATCTTCACGAGCGTGACGCGTCGCACCGCCGACGGCATACAGGGAACAACGTGGTGGGAGGTCGACACCGCCCATGTCCCCGATGGTGTCGACGCCGAAGAGTGGTCCGCCCTGGCGGGGGTCGACCTCTCGGGTCTGGCCAGGCAGCTCAAGGGCACCCGCAAGGACTGGACCGGGCTGCACACCCTGCTGAGCACCGTGCCCGCCGGGCGGTGGACCACCTACGGAGACGTGGCCGCGGTGATCGGCAGTCATGCCGTCCCGGTCGGTACCCATCTGGCCACCTGCGGCCAATGCCCCCATCCCTGGCGCGTCCTCAATACGGCGGGGCGCGTCAGCAAAGGCTTCCAGTGGCCCGATCGGACGCGCACGGAAACACCCGCGGACGTCCTGATCGACGAAGGGGTCCGGTTCGACGGGGACGCCGCCGATCCGGAGAAGCGCCTGCCTCTGGACGATCTCCGGCGGCTGTTCGACGACCGGGACGATCTCCGGTCCGCGGTGCTGTGA
- a CDS encoding PucR family transcriptional regulator — protein MRVGDLLRTEGLDLTLLWGGENLLGRAIGGVTATDLEDPARFLQPGEIVLSGLVWWNEADGRTRTERFVSALSRAGATALLAGEETHGTVPADIVDSCREHGIALLAVPARTNFRVITEVVYRHRWGDLSRRPADHFALPEHVRGDLGRLVDHGADADELLGRALAPFDTPPAYVLTSTGRTIARTASAPGLPAARAVAGLRSPTGATLRVQAGTTPYDVWYLHVPQAGAAPPRALHEIAEIIAQYRHRGHDLGRAARRRTDPDLIALLGQGDTDASALANALASCGPLAEGPWRVVVTTTGGRHSDGGAEAALTEALQHDPATYFAAGTAPDTEAEAVAVVRTAGEAPFSLDEPWPLLHDCRPGTPLYAGVSALTTEPAGLHAALAQARYALAAARHTSPAAGRVTAVEELATLESLLAGIPADVRTIFSARTLGPLADSDTASHHTLLETLEVFLAHNCSWARTAEALHLHVNTVHYRIDRVQVLTGRDLSRLDHKLDLRAALLCR, from the coding sequence ATGCGCGTCGGAGACCTCCTCCGGACCGAGGGGCTCGACCTGACCCTCCTCTGGGGTGGCGAGAACCTGCTCGGCCGGGCGATCGGCGGAGTGACCGCAACCGACCTGGAGGACCCCGCCCGGTTCCTCCAGCCCGGAGAGATCGTGCTCAGCGGCCTGGTGTGGTGGAACGAGGCGGACGGCCGGACCAGGACCGAGCGCTTCGTCTCCGCACTGTCCCGGGCCGGAGCCACGGCACTCCTCGCCGGCGAGGAGACCCACGGCACCGTCCCGGCCGACATCGTCGACTCCTGCCGCGAACACGGCATCGCGCTCCTGGCCGTACCCGCGCGCACCAACTTCCGGGTCATCACCGAAGTCGTGTACCGGCACCGGTGGGGCGACCTCAGCCGCCGCCCCGCCGACCACTTCGCCCTGCCCGAGCACGTACGCGGCGACCTCGGCCGTCTCGTCGACCACGGCGCCGACGCGGACGAACTGCTCGGGCGGGCGCTGGCCCCGTTCGACACGCCCCCGGCCTACGTGCTCACGAGCACCGGGCGCACGATCGCCCGCACCGCGTCGGCCCCCGGGCTGCCGGCGGCGCGGGCGGTGGCGGGCCTGCGCAGCCCCACCGGTGCGACGCTGCGCGTCCAGGCCGGGACGACGCCGTACGACGTCTGGTACCTCCACGTGCCACAGGCCGGCGCGGCGCCTCCCCGGGCGCTGCACGAGATAGCGGAGATCATCGCCCAGTACCGCCACCGCGGCCACGACCTCGGGCGCGCGGCCCGCCGCCGGACCGACCCGGACCTGATCGCGCTCCTCGGCCAGGGCGACACCGACGCCTCGGCCCTCGCGAACGCCCTGGCGTCCTGCGGCCCGCTCGCCGAGGGCCCCTGGCGGGTCGTGGTCACGACCACCGGCGGGCGCCACTCGGACGGCGGCGCGGAGGCGGCGCTCACGGAGGCCCTCCAGCACGACCCCGCCACGTACTTCGCCGCGGGCACGGCCCCGGACACGGAGGCGGAAGCCGTAGCCGTCGTACGAACCGCCGGCGAAGCCCCCTTCTCCCTGGACGAGCCCTGGCCCCTGCTGCACGACTGCCGCCCCGGCACTCCGCTGTACGCCGGCGTCAGCGCCCTCACCACGGAACCCGCCGGACTCCACGCGGCCCTCGCCCAAGCCCGCTACGCCCTCGCGGCGGCACGCCACACGTCCCCGGCGGCCGGTCGCGTGACCGCGGTCGAGGAACTCGCCACCCTGGAGTCACTCCTGGCCGGCATCCCCGCCGACGTACGCACGATCTTCAGCGCCAGGACACTCGGCCCCCTCGCCGACAGCGACACGGCCTCGCACCACACGCTGCTGGAGACCCTGGAGGTCTTCCTCGCCCACAACTGCTCCTGGGCCCGCACGGCGGAGGCGCTCCACTTGCACGTGAACACGGTCCACTACCGCATCGACCGCGTTCAGGTGCTCACCGGACGGGACCTCTCCCGGCTCGACCACAAGCTCGACCTGCGCGCCGCGCTGCTGTGCCGCTGA
- a CDS encoding transglycosylase domain-containing protein codes for MPKKRSGGGLTTTQQAAKFLGVAALSGAVLAGIALPAAGALGLAAKGTVEGFDEIPSNLKTPPLSQRTTIQDRDGGTIATVYSRDRTVVPLKDISPHMQAAIIAIEDSRFYEHGAVDLKGILRAMNRNVQAGGAAQGASTLTQQYVKNVFVEEAGDDPEKVAEATQQTLGRKVRELKYAIQVEEELGKKKILENYLNITFFGQQAYGVEAASQRYFSKRAKDLDVEEAALLAGIVQSPSRYDPVNDTEEATKRRNTVLARMAAVKSITQAEADKAMETPIKLKVSRPKNGCITAVSGSGFFCDYVRKTILTDPAFGKTDEDRAKLWNLGGLTIRTTLDPRAQKAANEAATAKVNKDDKFAASVVQVQPGSGKILSMGQSRPYGLDQKQNETVLNLAVSNKMGGSTYGFQVGSTFKPFTAAAALEKGISPATTFSTDWKMTLKERDFRNCTGSPAGYADWALQNELESEKGTWDMTSALGKSINTYFALLEQKAGLCETVEMAKKVGYERGDGKKIVEAPSITLGSEVSTPLSMASAYAAFANRGTFCTPIAIESIKDPQDKKLPVPKTSCSRAMSEKTADTINQMLKGVVEDGTGTQAGLSDRDNAGKTGTTNDRKDAWFVGYTPNLSTAVWVGDDVGEKSSMFGVTIGGQYYDKVCGGCLPGPIWRIAMTGALDAAETPGFNPVAVPRGKEKKDEEKGDRDRDRDDEDREDAKPGDDGNRFPGIELPDGVIGGPGGGGRGQNGP; via the coding sequence ATGCCAAAGAAGCGCTCGGGCGGGGGTCTCACCACGACCCAGCAGGCCGCCAAGTTCCTCGGTGTCGCCGCGCTCTCCGGAGCTGTCCTGGCAGGCATCGCGCTGCCCGCAGCCGGAGCGCTGGGGCTCGCCGCCAAGGGGACGGTCGAAGGATTCGACGAGATCCCCTCCAACCTCAAGACTCCTCCGCTCAGCCAGCGGACCACGATCCAGGACCGCGACGGCGGCACCATCGCCACGGTGTACTCCCGCGACCGCACGGTCGTCCCGCTCAAGGACATCTCGCCGCACATGCAGGCCGCGATCATCGCGATCGAGGACTCCCGCTTCTACGAGCACGGCGCGGTCGACCTCAAGGGCATCCTCCGCGCGATGAACCGCAACGTGCAGGCGGGCGGGGCGGCGCAGGGCGCGTCGACCCTCACCCAGCAGTACGTGAAGAACGTCTTCGTCGAGGAGGCGGGCGACGACCCGGAGAAGGTCGCCGAGGCCACGCAGCAGACGCTCGGCCGCAAGGTCCGCGAGCTGAAGTACGCGATCCAGGTCGAGGAGGAGCTCGGCAAGAAGAAGATCCTGGAGAACTACCTCAACATCACGTTCTTCGGGCAGCAGGCGTACGGCGTCGAGGCCGCCTCCCAGCGCTACTTCTCCAAGCGCGCCAAGGATCTCGACGTGGAGGAGGCCGCGCTGCTCGCCGGCATCGTCCAGTCGCCGAGCCGCTACGACCCGGTCAACGACACGGAGGAGGCGACCAAGCGTCGCAACACCGTGCTGGCACGGATGGCCGCGGTCAAGAGCATCACGCAGGCCGAGGCCGACAAGGCCATGGAGACGCCCATCAAGCTGAAGGTCTCCCGGCCGAAGAACGGCTGCATCACCGCCGTCAGCGGCTCCGGCTTCTTCTGCGACTACGTCCGCAAGACGATCCTCACGGACCCCGCCTTCGGCAAGACCGACGAGGACCGGGCGAAGCTCTGGAACCTCGGCGGTCTGACCATCCGGACCACGCTGGACCCGCGCGCCCAGAAGGCCGCCAACGAGGCCGCCACCGCGAAGGTCAACAAGGACGACAAGTTCGCGGCGTCCGTGGTGCAGGTCCAGCCGGGCAGCGGCAAGATCCTCTCCATGGGCCAGTCCCGCCCGTACGGCCTGGACCAGAAGCAGAACGAGACCGTGCTGAACCTCGCCGTCAGCAACAAGATGGGCGGCAGCACCTACGGCTTCCAGGTCGGCTCGACGTTCAAGCCGTTCACCGCTGCCGCGGCGCTGGAGAAGGGCATCAGCCCGGCGACGACGTTCTCGACGGACTGGAAGATGACGCTCAAGGAGCGGGACTTCCGGAACTGCACCGGCTCTCCGGCCGGCTACGCGGACTGGGCCCTGCAGAACGAGCTGGAGTCCGAAAAGGGCACCTGGGACATGACGAGCGCGCTCGGCAAGTCCATCAACACCTACTTCGCGCTGCTGGAGCAGAAGGCCGGCCTCTGCGAGACCGTGGAGATGGCCAAGAAGGTCGGCTACGAGCGCGGCGACGGCAAGAAGATCGTCGAGGCCCCCTCGATCACCCTGGGCAGTGAGGTGAGCACCCCGCTCTCGATGGCCAGCGCCTACGCCGCGTTCGCCAACCGGGGCACCTTCTGCACGCCGATCGCCATCGAGTCCATCAAGGACCCGCAGGACAAGAAGCTCCCCGTGCCGAAGACGTCCTGCTCGCGGGCGATGAGCGAGAAGACCGCGGACACGATCAACCAGATGCTCAAGGGCGTCGTGGAGGACGGCACCGGTACGCAGGCCGGACTCAGCGACCGGGACAACGCGGGCAAGACCGGTACGACCAACGACCGCAAGGACGCCTGGTTCGTCGGGTACACGCCGAACCTCTCCACCGCGGTGTGGGTCGGTGACGACGTCGGCGAGAAGAGCTCGATGTTCGGTGTCACCATCGGCGGCCAGTACTACGACAAGGTCTGCGGCGGCTGCCTGCCCGGTCCGATCTGGCGCATCGCGATGACCGGCGCCCTGGACGCGGCGGAGACCCCCGGGTTCAACCCGGTCGCCGTACCCCGGGGCAAGGAGAAGAAGGACGAGGAGAAGGGCGACCGGGACCGCGACCGCGACGACGAGGACCGCGAGGACGCGAAGCCCGGCGACGACGGCAACCGGTTCCCCGGCATCGAACTCCCGGACGGCGTGATCGGCGGACCGGGTGGTGGCGGACGAGGCCAGAACGGCCCCTGA
- a CDS encoding molybdopterin-binding protein, which yields MPSYSIGQAAKLLGVSSETVRRWADSGRLAMDREGPGNRAIDGVGLAAFAKERAQGAQPVPESPVATSVRNAFRGIVTGVTLDDIAAQVEVQSGPHRIVSLVTRESVEELGIEVGVTVIARVKSTNVHIDTP from the coding sequence GTGCCGTCGTACAGCATTGGGCAGGCAGCGAAGCTGCTGGGCGTGAGTTCGGAGACCGTCCGGAGGTGGGCCGACTCCGGGCGGCTGGCCATGGACCGGGAAGGGCCGGGCAACCGTGCGATCGACGGGGTGGGGCTGGCCGCGTTCGCGAAGGAGCGGGCGCAGGGGGCGCAGCCGGTGCCGGAGAGCCCCGTGGCCACTTCCGTGCGGAACGCGTTCCGCGGGATCGTGACCGGGGTGACGCTCGACGACATCGCCGCGCAGGTCGAGGTCCAGTCGGGACCGCACCGGATCGTCTCGCTGGTGACGCGGGAGTCGGTGGAGGAGCTCGGCATCGAGGTCGGTGTCACCGTCATCGCCCGGGTGAAGTCGACCAACGTGCACATCGACACCCCGTGA
- a CDS encoding damage-control phosphatase ARMT1 family protein, with the protein MTEKTSRASGEEAAGTSTSAAASKAPVILGNEPGSFARGVLAHRHPALVQQVRDAFPYGRSRHEALDALLDEITNGVVEPLAPAEHDHERWAVLGQEHFGRSWYDAPFLWAESYFYRRLLGAVGYFGPGPWQGVDPFAPFKKAELRGDAVEEELRALDALANVTAEERATALLHASLWGNRADLGFRVAAGEPEAKDAATPALVADDSVLLWQLLPVGAGSTVAVVADNAGRELIPDLILIDHLLEQRHADRVVLHVKPYPYYVSDATTADVVDCLRRLVEATGEAGRIGGRLWKAMTAGSLEARTHPFFCAPQPYGEMPEDLRDEFASAALTLLKGDLNYRRLVGDQLWEATASFADLTTYFPGPVAALRTLKSDVIVGLEEETLGALERSGDAWRTSGTHALIQVRR; encoded by the coding sequence ATGACGGAGAAGACCTCCCGCGCCTCGGGCGAAGAGGCGGCCGGCACCTCCACGTCGGCCGCGGCGTCGAAGGCTCCGGTGATCCTCGGCAACGAGCCCGGTTCGTTCGCCCGGGGTGTGCTGGCCCATCGCCACCCCGCACTCGTCCAGCAGGTACGGGACGCCTTCCCGTACGGCCGGAGCCGGCACGAGGCGCTCGACGCCCTGCTGGACGAGATCACCAACGGTGTCGTCGAACCGCTCGCCCCCGCGGAACACGACCACGAACGCTGGGCGGTCCTGGGGCAGGAGCACTTCGGCCGTTCCTGGTACGACGCTCCGTTCCTGTGGGCGGAGAGCTACTTCTACCGCAGGCTCCTCGGCGCGGTCGGGTACTTCGGCCCCGGACCGTGGCAGGGAGTCGATCCGTTCGCGCCGTTCAAGAAGGCCGAGCTGCGGGGCGACGCGGTGGAGGAGGAGCTGCGAGCCCTGGACGCGCTCGCGAACGTGACGGCCGAGGAGCGGGCCACGGCCCTGCTCCACGCCTCGCTCTGGGGCAACCGCGCGGACCTCGGCTTCCGCGTCGCGGCGGGGGAGCCGGAGGCCAAAGATGCCGCCACCCCCGCCTTGGTCGCCGACGACAGCGTCCTGCTGTGGCAGCTCCTGCCGGTCGGAGCCGGCTCCACGGTCGCCGTGGTGGCGGACAACGCGGGCCGGGAGCTGATCCCCGACCTGATCCTCATCGACCACCTCCTCGAACAGCGGCACGCCGACCGGGTCGTGCTTCACGTCAAGCCCTACCCCTACTACGTCTCCGACGCGACGACGGCGGACGTCGTCGACTGCCTCCGTCGCCTCGTCGAGGCGACGGGCGAGGCCGGCCGGATCGGCGGCCGGCTGTGGAAGGCCATGACGGCAGGCAGCCTGGAGGCCCGCACCCACCCGTTCTTCTGCGCTCCGCAGCCGTACGGGGAGATGCCCGAGGACCTGCGCGACGAGTTCGCGAGCGCCGCGCTCACCCTCCTGAAGGGCGACCTCAACTACCGCCGCCTCGTAGGTGACCAGTTGTGGGAGGCCACAGCGTCCTTCGCCGATCTCACCACGTACTTCCCGGGGCCCGTCGCGGCGCTCCGGACCCTGAAGTCGGACGTCATCGTCGGCCTGGAGGAGGAAACGCTTGGCGCACTGGAGCGATCGGGTGACGCCTGGCGTACCAGCGGCACTCACGCGCTGATCCAGGTGCGTCGGTAG
- a CDS encoding metallophosphoesterase, giving the protein MRARYGVPLKVTAVGAALGVAGLAYAAGFEARSFRLRRVTVPVLPHGARPLRVLQVSDIHMVSGQGKKRAWLQSLAGLRPDFVVNTGDNLSDPEAVPELLDALGPLMEFPGVYVFGSNDYYGPKLRNPARYLLEKARGKHGLNGNAPAVGVVHNPWEPMRDAFDEAGWLNLSNTRGRLKLDGMELAFTGLDDPHIKRDRYAEVQGGPETGADLSIGVVHAPYLRSLDAFTADGYPLILAGHTHGGQLCIPFYGALVTNCDLDTDRVKGLSSHTVGDKRAYLHVSAGCGTNRYTPVRFACPPEVTLLTLTPKA; this is encoded by the coding sequence ATGCGCGCACGCTATGGAGTACCTCTGAAAGTCACGGCAGTCGGCGCGGCGCTCGGCGTCGCCGGGCTCGCCTACGCCGCCGGGTTCGAGGCCCGCTCCTTCCGCCTGCGGCGGGTCACCGTCCCCGTACTCCCGCACGGGGCACGCCCGTTGCGCGTGCTCCAGGTCTCCGACATCCACATGGTGAGCGGCCAGGGCAAGAAGCGCGCCTGGCTCCAGTCGCTCGCCGGACTGCGCCCCGACTTCGTCGTGAACACCGGTGACAACCTCTCCGACCCGGAGGCCGTGCCCGAGCTGCTCGACGCGCTCGGCCCGCTGATGGAGTTCCCGGGGGTGTACGTCTTCGGCTCCAACGACTACTACGGCCCCAAGCTCCGCAACCCGGCCCGCTACCTCCTGGAGAAGGCCCGGGGCAAGCACGGCCTCAACGGCAACGCCCCCGCGGTCGGCGTCGTCCACAACCCGTGGGAGCCGATGCGCGACGCCTTCGACGAGGCGGGCTGGCTGAACCTGTCGAACACCCGGGGCCGGCTCAAGCTCGACGGCATGGAGCTGGCGTTCACCGGTCTGGACGACCCGCACATCAAGCGGGACCGTTACGCCGAGGTCCAGGGCGGCCCGGAGACCGGTGCCGACCTCTCCATCGGCGTGGTCCACGCCCCGTACCTCCGCTCCCTGGACGCCTTCACGGCCGACGGCTACCCCTTGATCCTGGCGGGCCACACGCATGGCGGTCAGCTGTGCATCCCGTTCTACGGGGCGCTGGTCACCAACTGCGACCTGGACACCGACCGGGTCAAGGGCCTGTCCAGCCACACGGTCGGCGACAAGCGCGCCTACCTCCACGTCTCCGCCGGCTGCGGCACCAACCGCTACACCCCGGTCCGCTTCGCCTGCCCGCCCGAGGTCACCCTGCTGACACTGACGCCGAAGGCCTGA
- a CDS encoding WhiB family transcriptional regulator, translated as MGWVTDWSAQAACRTTDPDELFVQGAAQNRAKAVCTGCPVRTECLADALDNRVEFGVWGGMTERERRALLRRRPTVTSWRRLLETARSEYERSTGILPGVIGLEDEELHETYAAVG; from the coding sequence ATGGGCTGGGTAACCGACTGGAGTGCGCAGGCAGCCTGCCGCACTACCGATCCGGATGAACTGTTCGTACAAGGGGCAGCGCAGAACAGGGCCAAGGCGGTGTGCACCGGATGTCCGGTGCGGACCGAGTGCCTGGCCGATGCGCTCGACAATCGCGTCGAATTCGGCGTGTGGGGTGGAATGACGGAGCGGGAGCGCCGCGCACTGCTGCGGCGCCGGCCGACCGTCACGTCCTGGCGTCGACTGCTGGAGACCGCACGCAGCGAGTACGAGCGGTCCACCGGCATTCTGCCCGGAGTCATCGGGCTGGAGGACGAGGAACTGCACGAGACGTACGCGGCCGTCGGCTAA
- a CDS encoding GatB/YqeY domain-containing protein, which produces MTTLKSKLKEDLHTAMKARDELTSSTLRLTLTAITKEEVSGKSARELSDDEVQKVIAKEAKKRREAAEAFAQGGRSEQAEREKAEGELLDGYLPKQLSDDELNAIVASAVEEAKAAGAEGPRAMGAVMKIVNPKVAGLAEGGRVAAAVKKLLAG; this is translated from the coding sequence ATGACCACGCTCAAGTCCAAGCTCAAGGAAGACCTCCACACGGCCATGAAGGCGCGTGACGAGCTGACCTCGTCCACGCTCCGGCTCACCCTCACCGCGATCACCAAGGAAGAGGTCAGCGGCAAGTCGGCGCGCGAGCTCTCCGACGACGAGGTGCAGAAGGTGATCGCCAAGGAGGCGAAGAAGCGCCGTGAGGCGGCCGAGGCCTTCGCCCAGGGCGGCCGCTCCGAGCAGGCCGAGCGGGAGAAGGCGGAGGGCGAGCTGCTCGACGGCTACCTGCCCAAGCAGCTCTCCGACGACGAGCTGAACGCGATCGTGGCGTCCGCCGTCGAGGAGGCGAAGGCCGCCGGCGCCGAGGGGCCGCGTGCGATGGGCGCCGTCATGAAGATCGTCAACCCGAAGGTCGCCGGGCTCGCCGAGGGCGGCCGGGTCGCCGCCGCGGTGAAGAAGCTCCTCGCCGGCTGA
- a CDS encoding xanthine dehydrogenase family protein subunit M, with amino-acid sequence MDLNTVLDVRDARRHEPWRPGDAWLGGGTYLFSEPQPQVRRLVDLSRMGWAPVRRLPDGSVEIAATCTIAQLSRFGRTLDAVAAPLVEQCCRAFLASFKIWNMATVGGNLCNALPAGPMISLTAALDGVCLLRAQDGTLRRVKAADFVTGAGRKDLAEGELLRSVTLPARSLGGRTAFRQASLYGLGRSGALVIGSLDPLDGSLAVTITAATVRPFRLWFALPPDRAGLRRAIGSAVTERDWFDDIHGLPEWRRHMACHLAEQVRRELTRDGVR; translated from the coding sequence ATGGATCTGAACACGGTTCTCGACGTACGCGACGCACGCCGTCACGAGCCCTGGCGTCCCGGCGACGCCTGGCTCGGCGGCGGAACGTATCTCTTCTCCGAACCCCAGCCGCAGGTGCGGCGGCTGGTCGACCTCAGCCGGATGGGCTGGGCGCCGGTCCGGAGGCTGCCCGACGGATCGGTGGAGATCGCGGCCACGTGCACGATCGCCCAGCTGTCCCGGTTCGGGCGGACGCTCGACGCCGTCGCGGCACCGCTGGTCGAGCAGTGCTGCCGGGCCTTCCTCGCCTCCTTCAAGATCTGGAACATGGCGACCGTCGGGGGGAACCTCTGCAACGCCCTGCCCGCGGGGCCGATGATCTCCCTCACCGCGGCACTCGACGGCGTGTGTCTGCTGCGGGCGCAGGACGGCACCCTGCGGCGGGTGAAGGCGGCGGACTTCGTCACCGGAGCCGGCCGCAAGGACCTCGCCGAGGGCGAGCTGCTGCGGTCGGTGACGCTCCCCGCCCGTTCGCTGGGGGGCCGCACCGCGTTCCGGCAGGCGTCGCTCTACGGCCTCGGGCGCTCCGGCGCCCTCGTCATCGGGTCGCTGGATCCGCTGGACGGTTCGCTGGCCGTGACCATCACGGCCGCGACCGTCCGGCCCTTCCGCCTCTGGTTCGCCCTGCCGCCCGACCGGGCCGGGCTGCGCCGCGCGATCGGCTCGGCGGTGACGGAGCGCGACTGGTTCGACGACATCCACGGACTGCCCGAGTGGCGGCGGCACATGGCCTGCCACCTCGCCGAACAGGTCCGCCGCGAACTCACCCGGGACGGTGTGCGATGA